The genomic DNA CTCAAGTGTCATCTGCTCCAGTTGTGCGTCGACCCGTTCCGTGACGGATGGTGTCGTTTCCGCCGCGACCGGTTGCATTGGCAGCGACGCGGCGAGTAGTGCCGTCGTCAATCCGAGTGTTGCTGTCCAGTTGAGTTTCTGTCCCATATGCTCAGCTCCCCTTTTGTTTTGACCCCTGCTTGAATTGCTTTTACATCCACTGTTTGGCGTTTTTCCAATCGCCGTTGGTGCTTTCCCCTGCGTTCACCGTTAGTATAGCAACCACCTTAAAAAGAAACAATGTTTTATTTGAAAGCGTAATCAATATGAAACAAAGTTTCTATTTGCATTATTCAATAGCATGAAGTTTTTTATAAATTTATTTATGGATAGACCTATTTTTATTAATTTGTTTTTACATCAACTACGCGCTATTCTAATCACGTAGCGAATTACTGAACACATCCAAGGAGGAAATAAACATGAGTAAACACGTATTAATGGTCGTAACAAACGCCAGCAAAATGAAAGAAGGACATGCAACAGGCATTTGGTTATCCGAGTTCGGCGAAGCCTATGTTGCGTTCCAAAAAGAAGGCTATACGATTACGGTCGCCAGTCCAAACGGTGGACTTTCGCCAATCGACGCCCGCAGCCTCGAAGACGACGTACCGGCAGACATTCAAGCCACGGCCCCACTGCTCGAAAACACACTCGATCTGAAATCCATCAGCGACTTCAGTCCGTTTGATGCAATCTTCATGCCGGGTGGTCACGGTACGATGTTCGACTTGCCACACAGCGATGCCTTGAACCACGCACTACGGACGTTGTTCGAAGCGGGTAAAACTGTTGCTGCCGTCTGTCATGGACCAGCTGGACTCGTCAGTGCGACACTGACAGACGGAACACCACTCGTCGCCGGTAAAACAATCGCAACATTCACGGATGAAGAAGAACGCGCGACAGGACTCGACATCTACATGCCGTTCCTGCTTGAGACACGTCTCCGCGAACTTGGTGCGAACATCATCGTCGCCGACAACTTCACAGAAAACGTTCAAGTCGACGGAAATCTT from Exiguobacterium sibiricum 7-3 includes the following:
- a CDS encoding type 1 glutamine amidotransferase domain-containing protein — translated: MSKHVLMVVTNASKMKEGHATGIWLSEFGEAYVAFQKEGYTITVASPNGGLSPIDARSLEDDVPADIQATAPLLENTLDLKSISDFSPFDAIFMPGGHGTMFDLPHSDALNHALRTLFEAGKTVAAVCHGPAGLVSATLTDGTPLVAGKTIATFTDEEERATGLDIYMPFLLETRLRELGANIIVADNFTENVQVDGNLVTGQNPQSTVAVANAVIKTLN